The Aneurinibacillus sp. REN35 genome window below encodes:
- a CDS encoding TRAP transporter substrate-binding protein has protein sequence MKKALAVVMTLMMMVLLAACGGGGEKKAADAKPAAGGEEKKDTIIIKFSHVTSADSVKGKASQKFADLAAEKTGGKVKVEVYPSSQLYGDKEELDALVSGNVHMIAPSVTKMVKLDPRWQYVDMPFLFKDREHAMKFFQSDLAKQLLNGEQLVGNDIMGLAFWENGFKQFTNNKKPLKTPADFKGLKFRAQAGKVLEGQFKALGAGSATIPFGETYAALQQGTVDGQENTFNNMDTQKYQEVQKYMTVSNHGRLDYAIFVNKPFWDGMPEDVRTKVEEALKEATEYEWKLAGEDNDKSFANLKNSGKMEVTELTDAERAELEKALQPVYKEFESVITPELINGIKNMK, from the coding sequence TTGAAAAAGGCATTAGCAGTAGTTATGACGCTTATGATGATGGTCCTGCTTGCCGCATGTGGCGGCGGTGGAGAAAAGAAAGCAGCTGACGCTAAACCGGCAGCAGGTGGAGAAGAGAAAAAAGACACCATCATTATTAAGTTCTCGCACGTTACTTCGGCTGACAGTGTAAAAGGAAAAGCATCGCAAAAATTCGCTGATCTGGCAGCGGAAAAAACAGGCGGGAAAGTGAAGGTTGAAGTATATCCGTCTTCGCAATTATACGGTGACAAGGAAGAACTCGATGCGCTTGTGTCTGGTAACGTTCACATGATCGCACCATCCGTTACAAAAATGGTAAAGCTTGATCCGCGTTGGCAGTATGTGGACATGCCATTCCTATTCAAAGATCGTGAACATGCGATGAAGTTCTTCCAGAGCGATTTGGCAAAGCAATTATTGAACGGGGAGCAACTCGTTGGCAACGATATTATGGGTCTGGCTTTCTGGGAAAACGGATTCAAACAGTTCACAAATAACAAAAAACCATTGAAAACACCGGCTGACTTCAAAGGTCTGAAGTTCCGTGCACAGGCAGGTAAAGTATTAGAAGGTCAGTTCAAAGCGCTGGGTGCAGGTTCGGCTACGATCCCGTTCGGTGAGACGTATGCGGCGCTGCAGCAGGGTACGGTTGATGGCCAAGAGAACACATTTAATAACATGGATACGCAAAAGTATCAAGAAGTACAAAAATATATGACAGTAAGTAATCATGGACGTCTTGATTATGCCATCTTCGTAAACAAACCATTCTGGGATGGAATGCCGGAAGATGTACGCACGAAGGTAGAAGAAGCGCTGAAAGAAGCAACGGAATATGAATGGAAGCTGGCTGGTGAGGATAACGACAAAAGCTTTGCAAACCTGAAAAACTCAGGAAAAATGGAAGTGACGGAGCTGACAGATGCAGAGCGTGCTGAATTAGAAAAAGCGTTGCAACCTGTTTATAAAGAGTTTGAAAGTGTTATTACACCAGAGCTTATTAACGGAATTAAAAATATGAAATAG
- a CDS encoding AMP-binding protein — MAIADPLLRMMTNGLFRVSITGLDTVDFTQPTLLTPNHISLLDAAVLAMNLPTDVCFVVNTEVAKQFASLLKLRRHITVDPMNPLSVRQMIRLVQQGTPLVIFPEGRITRTGGLMKIYSGMGYIALKTGARIYPITLEGPERSKLSYLQDKMNTKMFPEIKVRIGEPYRIQADSELPLRLQKEQTAYQILQVMQRELFISRHKAQANLFDEVVAQAKINGYNTPICEDPGQSVNYKKLLIASYALASKFSALLGTEQNIGVFLPNSVGHVATLLALFQRGKTPVILNFTMGRQTLAECAETANIRTVLTSHEFIAKGKLAPQLADLKDKVRFIYLEDVKQSIGPQDRVQAVSDFIAKKKAKPGPNELILFTSGSENKPKGVVLSHANLYANVMQITSVIDVTPKDKILNALPMFHSFGLTIGTFLPLLTGVSVYLYPTPLHYKLIPEIAYDRDITILFGTSTFLGGYGKYAHPYDFYSIRYVFAGAEKLKDEVRDLWIDKFGIRVFEGYGTTETAPVLALNTPHFYRRGTVGQFLPAIEYKIEPIEGIEKGGNLLVKGPNVMKGYLLHEKGFIPSEEWYDCGDVVDVDTDGYIHIIARLKRFAKIAGEMVSLNLVEQLAGRCFKSDEMAAVSIPDARKGEKIILYTTCSTAAIHRLKEYLQENGFLPLLLPSKIVCMKQLPLLGSGKVDYVTIKQWAES, encoded by the coding sequence ATGGCCATTGCCGATCCGCTGCTGCGCATGATGACAAATGGATTGTTCCGTGTATCCATTACCGGATTAGATACAGTAGATTTCACTCAACCAACACTGCTTACACCCAACCACATCTCCCTTCTTGATGCGGCTGTATTAGCGATGAATCTTCCGACCGATGTCTGCTTCGTTGTCAATACAGAGGTTGCCAAGCAGTTCGCTTCTCTGCTAAAACTCAGACGCCACATTACGGTTGATCCCATGAACCCGCTCTCTGTCCGGCAGATGATTCGTCTTGTCCAACAGGGTACACCATTGGTCATTTTTCCAGAAGGGCGCATTACCCGCACTGGCGGATTGATGAAGATATATAGCGGCATGGGGTATATTGCTCTAAAGACAGGCGCGCGTATTTATCCTATTACTCTTGAAGGTCCTGAACGCTCCAAGCTTTCTTACCTGCAGGACAAAATGAATACCAAGATGTTTCCTGAGATTAAGGTCCGTATCGGGGAGCCTTACCGCATACAGGCTGACTCAGAGTTGCCCTTACGTTTGCAAAAAGAGCAAACCGCGTATCAAATTCTACAGGTCATGCAGCGTGAGCTTTTCATCAGCCGACACAAAGCACAGGCCAATCTGTTCGATGAAGTAGTAGCCCAAGCAAAAATCAATGGCTATAATACACCAATCTGTGAAGATCCGGGACAGAGTGTAAACTATAAAAAGCTGCTGATCGCCTCGTATGCTCTAGCAAGTAAGTTTTCGGCCTTGTTAGGCACGGAGCAAAATATTGGCGTATTCCTACCCAATTCAGTCGGCCATGTAGCGACGCTGCTTGCTCTCTTTCAGCGTGGGAAGACGCCTGTTATTCTTAACTTTACGATGGGCAGACAGACACTGGCCGAATGTGCGGAGACTGCGAATATCCGCACCGTACTCACTTCTCATGAATTCATTGCGAAAGGAAAACTTGCACCACAGCTCGCCGACCTTAAAGACAAGGTCCGTTTCATTTACCTTGAAGATGTAAAACAATCGATCGGACCACAGGATAGAGTACAGGCCGTATCGGACTTCATCGCTAAGAAAAAAGCAAAGCCCGGGCCGAATGAACTGATCCTGTTCACGTCCGGGTCAGAGAATAAACCAAAAGGTGTCGTACTGAGCCACGCCAACTTATATGCCAATGTCATGCAGATTACGAGCGTTATCGATGTAACACCGAAGGATAAAATTCTAAACGCCCTACCTATGTTTCACTCCTTCGGCTTAACCATCGGAACATTCCTGCCGCTGTTAACCGGAGTGTCCGTATATCTCTATCCTACACCCCTGCATTACAAGCTGATTCCTGAGATCGCATACGATAGGGATATTACGATTCTGTTCGGGACCTCTACGTTCCTTGGAGGTTATGGAAAATATGCGCATCCCTATGACTTTTATTCGATCCGCTATGTGTTCGCAGGTGCGGAGAAGCTAAAGGACGAAGTGCGCGATCTATGGATCGATAAATTCGGCATTCGTGTCTTTGAAGGATATGGTACGACGGAGACAGCGCCGGTGCTTGCATTAAATACACCCCACTTCTACCGCAGAGGTACAGTGGGCCAATTCCTTCCTGCTATTGAATACAAGATTGAGCCGATTGAAGGGATTGAAAAAGGAGGCAACCTGCTCGTAAAAGGGCCGAATGTGATGAAAGGTTATTTGCTGCATGAGAAGGGCTTCATCCCGAGCGAAGAATGGTACGATTGCGGTGATGTGGTTGATGTAGATACGGATGGATATATTCATATCATCGCTCGTTTAAAGAGATTTGCGAAAATCGCGGGTGAGATGGTCTCGCTTAACCTTGTTGAACAGTTGGCGGGTCGCTGCTTCAAAAGCGACGAGATGGCGGCTGTTAGTATACCCGATGCAAGAAAAGGGGAAAAAATTATTCTTTATACGACCTGCTCTACTGCTGCAATTCACCGGCTCAAAGAGTACCTGCAGGAGAACGGCTTCTTGCCGTTACTATTGCCATCTAAAATTGTATGTATGAAACAACTGCCCCTGCTCGGTAGCGGTAAGGTCGACTACGTAACGATAAAACAATGGGCCGAGTCCTAA